The following are encoded together in the Ignavibacteria bacterium genome:
- a CDS encoding DUF3788 domain-containing protein → MDTSIFMDKSIMPSDTDLKSALGKTYSIWGLISEFVYSQYFNSVSEWKYPGAKYGWSFRIKDRKRVIIYLLPRKGFFKAAFMFGQKATDEIIKSDVSREIKEELQNARVYAEGRGIRIDVKSKEAIKDIKELINIKLSN, encoded by the coding sequence ATGGATACAAGCATATTCATGGATAAATCTATTATGCCGAGTGATACCGATTTAAAATCAGCGCTTGGAAAGACATATTCAATCTGGGGCTTAATTTCTGAATTTGTTTATTCACAATATTTTAATTCCGTGAGTGAATGGAAATATCCTGGTGCAAAATACGGATGGAGTTTCAGGATAAAAGACAGGAAAAGGGTTATTATATATTTATTGCCGAGAAAAGGATTCTTCAAGGCTGCGTTTATGTTCGGACAGAAGGCAACAGACGAAATTATTAAAAGCGATGTTTCAAGAGAGATAAAGGAAGAACTGCAGAATGCACGGGTTTATGCAGAGGGTAGAGGAATCAGGATTGATGTAAAAAGCAAAGAAGCAATTAAAGACATAAAAGAATTAATAAATATTAAACTTTCAAATTAA
- a CDS encoding UbiX family flavin prenyltransferase, with protein MDQLENPDIAVPKTETKPLVKSFKGGGKNVILGITGTSGAIYAIRTLRALIVNNFNVALIITEYGHYTMTRECGMELTQSNIQSFFPELIINKCSVSFHSNLDLKSEIFSSAYNAYGVIVVPCAMSYVSQIANGECQNLIVKCADYAMSYSKPLIVVPRETPVNKIQLGNMIKILDAGGKIAPAMPSFENNPKDINDLADFVAGKVLDLLMNGRE; from the coding sequence ATGGATCAGCTGGAAAATCCCGATATTGCGGTTCCTAAAACGGAAACAAAACCCTTAGTCAAATCTTTTAAGGGTGGAGGTAAAAATGTTATTCTTGGTATTACCGGAACAAGTGGAGCCATTTATGCCATCAGAACCCTCCGGGCTTTGATTGTAAATAACTTTAATGTAGCATTGATTATTACGGAATATGGACATTATACTATGACAAGAGAGTGCGGTATGGAGCTTACACAGAGTAACATTCAAAGCTTTTTCCCGGAGCTGATAATCAATAAATGTTCTGTCTCTTTTCATAGCAATCTCGACCTTAAATCTGAAATATTCTCCTCCGCTTATAATGCGTACGGAGTGATTGTTGTTCCGTGTGCTATGAGTTACGTCTCACAGATAGCTAACGGCGAATGTCAGAATCTTATCGTTAAATGTGCTGATTATGCTATGTCGTATTCTAAACCCCTTATTGTCGTTCCTCGTGAAACTCCGGTTAATAAAATTCAACTCGGTAACATGATTAAAATTCTCGATGCTGGCGGTAAAATCGCTCCGGCTATGCCGTCTTTCGAAAACAATCCAAAAGATATTAACGACCTTGCTGATTTCGTAGCGGGAAAAGTTTTGGATTTACTCATGAACGGGCGGGAATAG
- a CDS encoding M14 family zinc carboxypeptidase: protein MKIKLFLFLTICLIFSFSFKSIQSNKIPLEKYSTVKVFINSLQDIKTLQSNDIDVEHYRGGISEGITIVINQIELGKLKNTGLKYDVTIPDMDEYYANRPAPTAAELQFAENTMSVDNVNGFGYGSMGGFYTYAEVVQKLDSMRIQYPNLISIKQEIATTTEGRKVWAVKISDNPDIDESATEPAIYFDGLHHAREPQSMASLMYFMYWLLDNYASNSEAAYLVNTREIFFIPVVNPDGYAYNQQTNPNGGGGWRKNRRNNGGSYGVDLNRNYAYKWGYDNIGSSGSPSSDTYRGPSAASEPEISGIQNFVNSIHPQIAFSMHSVAERVLNPYGYADSIIVFDKYSEFANDFTSGTNYLFGTVSQMLSYTSNGTTRDYFQSIGSMCWVVECAGSGFWPSQSEIVPIASVNLKMLRYLSYVGGSMVDMQNYFVVGKGYAEKNDTLLLQVGVKNKGLSQTAKNVTVTLTTNYPNILPIVSSINYDSIQSRQIKSNIAPFSFKLNNDAALLDEISFVASVKQEGVEVNVDTIKVVVGKTNVIFFDDAESGIGNWTRSGNKIQWDTTFCDSWSGSKSFSDSRYGNTQNSTNNQFTTTNAISLTNAVNPRLEFFAKWAIERTVSTVYDYARIQISSNNGSTWISLPGKYTVTGGGQPSFSGIRTWVKESINLNAYINQTVKFRFTMYTDGGEPGDGFTYDDFKVVDYTSTPTAISGISNEVPERFNLYQNYPNPFNPVTNIKFDIANASFVKIVIFDVLGREVKTLVNNEMQPGKYSINWDASLHNSGIYFVKINAGDYSEIKRMALVK, encoded by the coding sequence ATGAAAATTAAATTATTTCTATTTCTCACGATTTGTTTGATTTTTTCGTTCTCCTTTAAGAGTATTCAATCAAACAAAATCCCCCTTGAAAAATACAGCACCGTTAAAGTATTTATTAACTCTTTACAAGATATTAAAACGCTTCAATCAAACGATATTGACGTTGAACATTATCGTGGCGGTATCAGCGAGGGGATTACAATAGTTATTAATCAGATTGAACTTGGTAAGCTTAAAAATACTGGCTTAAAATATGATGTAACTATTCCGGATATGGATGAATACTATGCAAACAGACCCGCTCCCACAGCAGCTGAGCTCCAGTTTGCTGAGAACACAATGTCTGTCGATAATGTAAACGGCTTTGGATACGGTAGCATGGGAGGTTTTTATACTTATGCAGAGGTTGTCCAAAAACTTGATTCCATGAGGATTCAATATCCAAACCTGATTTCCATTAAGCAAGAAATTGCAACGACTACCGAAGGCCGCAAAGTCTGGGCTGTTAAAATTTCAGACAATCCCGATATTGACGAATCGGCGACTGAGCCCGCAATCTATTTTGACGGTCTGCACCATGCTCGCGAGCCGCAGAGCATGGCTTCACTGATGTATTTTATGTACTGGCTCCTTGATAACTATGCTTCAAATTCCGAAGCTGCATATCTGGTCAACACAAGAGAGATCTTTTTTATTCCTGTTGTAAATCCCGATGGCTATGCTTATAATCAACAAACAAACCCAAATGGCGGTGGTGGGTGGAGAAAAAACCGTCGTAATAACGGCGGCTCTTATGGTGTAGATTTAAACAGAAACTATGCCTATAAATGGGGCTATGATAATATTGGCTCAAGCGGATCTCCCTCTTCTGACACCTATCGCGGACCTTCTGCCGCATCTGAACCCGAAATCTCAGGTATTCAGAATTTTGTTAATTCTATACACCCTCAGATTGCTTTCTCTATGCATTCTGTTGCTGAAAGAGTATTGAATCCTTATGGATATGCTGATTCAATTATTGTGTTCGATAAATATTCAGAATTTGCTAACGATTTTACATCAGGAACTAATTATCTTTTTGGTACTGTTTCTCAAATGCTTTCATACACATCAAATGGGACGACAAGAGATTATTTTCAGTCGATTGGTTCAATGTGTTGGGTTGTTGAATGTGCGGGTTCAGGATTTTGGCCTTCTCAAAGCGAAATAGTTCCAATTGCATCAGTTAATCTCAAAATGCTCCGCTATCTTTCTTATGTTGGTGGCAGCATGGTAGATATGCAGAACTATTTTGTGGTTGGAAAAGGTTATGCAGAGAAGAATGATACCTTGTTACTTCAGGTTGGCGTGAAAAACAAAGGACTTTCTCAAACGGCTAAAAACGTCACCGTTACACTGACCACTAATTATCCAAATATTTTACCTATAGTGTCGAGTATTAATTATGACAGTATTCAGTCAAGACAAATAAAATCGAATATCGCTCCTTTTTCATTTAAGTTAAATAATGATGCTGCCCTTCTTGATGAAATATCTTTTGTTGCTAGCGTTAAACAGGAGGGTGTAGAAGTGAATGTTGATACTATAAAAGTTGTTGTTGGAAAAACTAATGTTATTTTCTTCGATGATGCTGAAAGCGGTATCGGAAACTGGACAAGAAGTGGAAATAAAATTCAGTGGGATACAACGTTCTGCGATTCCTGGAGCGGTTCAAAATCTTTCTCCGATTCAAGATACGGCAACACTCAAAATAGTACTAACAACCAGTTCACAACAACAAATGCAATTAGTCTTACAAACGCCGTTAATCCGCGCCTTGAGTTCTTTGCTAAGTGGGCAATAGAAAGGACTGTTTCTACTGTATATGATTATGCAAGAATACAAATATCCTCAAACAACGGATCTACATGGATAAGCCTGCCCGGCAAATATACTGTTACTGGAGGCGGTCAACCTTCTTTCTCTGGTATTAGAACATGGGTTAAAGAGAGCATAAACCTTAATGCTTATATAAATCAAACCGTTAAGTTCAGATTTACAATGTACACCGATGGCGGCGAACCGGGTGACGGTTTCACTTATGACGATTTTAAGGTGGTTGATTATACGAGCACACCAACAGCAATTTCCGGAATATCTAACGAAGTACCGGAAAGATTTAATCTGTATCAAAACTATCCGAATCCGTTTAATCCCGTTACAAATATTAAATTTGATATTGCTAATGCATCGTTTGTAAAAATTGTTATTTTCGATGTTCTTGGTCGTGAAGTAAAAACCCTTGTTAACAACGAAATGCAGCCCGGTAAATATTCAATAAACTGGGATGCATCTTTACATAATAGTGGTATCTATTTTGTGAAAATTAATGCAGGTGATTATTCGGAAATTAAACGTATGGCTCTCGTAAAATAG
- the radA gene encoding DNA repair protein RadA yields MSKTKTNFICQNCGYSSPRWTGKCPSCEQWNTFEEVLLEPKRFKSGKTISDKSVKDKIQTLEHIIHEDNGNRNPTKISELDRVLGGGIVNGSVILIGGDPGIGKSTLMLQIASNLSGKKFLYVSGEESASQIKMRADRLCVKVNNFFVLSETNLDTVHSAIEIERPDYIVIDSIQTVYLPELESSPGTVSQLRESTSYLIKIAKTTNIPILIVGHITKDGTIAGPKVIEHMVDVVLQFEGERTHFYRILRGIKNRFGSTNEIGIFEMTEKGLKEVLNPSEVFLSQRNYGASGCVISSAIEGTRPILIEVQALVASTSYGVPQRTAMGFDYKRLSILNAVIEKKLGLFLNKHDVFLNIAGGVKIDETAVDLAAAMSIFSSAKDIPVDSETVIIGEVGLAGEIRTISSIEKRINEAEKLGFKRIILPKNNLKHLNIKKYKIEIVGVEKIKDAVSVLM; encoded by the coding sequence TTGTCTAAAACTAAAACAAATTTCATTTGTCAGAATTGTGGCTATTCTTCTCCGCGCTGGACTGGAAAGTGTCCTTCATGTGAGCAGTGGAATACATTCGAAGAAGTTTTATTAGAGCCTAAAAGATTCAAATCCGGAAAAACAATTTCCGATAAATCCGTTAAAGATAAAATTCAAACACTCGAACATATTATTCATGAAGATAACGGAAACAGGAATCCTACTAAAATAAGTGAGCTCGACCGTGTTCTTGGTGGAGGAATTGTTAATGGTTCTGTAATACTAATCGGAGGTGACCCGGGGATTGGAAAGTCAACGCTAATGCTCCAGATAGCAAGCAATCTGAGCGGAAAGAAATTTCTATACGTTAGCGGTGAGGAGTCTGCATCTCAGATTAAAATGAGGGCTGATAGGCTTTGCGTTAAAGTTAATAATTTCTTTGTTCTGTCCGAAACAAACCTTGACACTGTTCATTCTGCAATTGAAATTGAACGTCCGGATTATATAGTAATTGATTCAATTCAGACAGTATATCTTCCCGAACTTGAAAGTTCGCCCGGTACGGTTTCTCAACTTCGTGAATCAACCTCATACCTGATTAAAATAGCAAAAACCACAAACATACCCATTCTCATCGTTGGACATATTACTAAAGATGGTACAATAGCAGGACCTAAAGTTATAGAGCACATGGTTGATGTTGTCCTTCAGTTTGAGGGTGAACGAACCCATTTTTACAGAATACTTCGAGGAATTAAAAACCGCTTCGGCTCTACGAATGAGATCGGTATTTTTGAGATGACGGAAAAGGGACTTAAAGAGGTGCTTAATCCCAGCGAAGTATTTTTATCTCAAAGAAATTATGGTGCTTCAGGTTGTGTTATCTCCTCTGCTATTGAGGGGACGCGTCCCATTCTTATTGAAGTCCAGGCACTTGTTGCATCAACCTCCTATGGTGTCCCGCAAAGAACTGCAATGGGTTTTGACTATAAGCGATTAAGCATTCTTAACGCTGTCATTGAGAAAAAACTTGGCTTGTTCTTAAATAAACATGATGTCTTTCTTAATATTGCTGGCGGCGTTAAGATTGATGAGACCGCCGTTGACCTTGCTGCAGCTATGAGTATATTTTCGTCTGCAAAGGATATTCCTGTTGATTCTGAGACCGTAATAATAGGCGAGGTAGGGCTTGCAGGAGAAATACGAACAATCTCAAGTATTGAAAAAAGAATAAACGAAGCTGAAAAACTTGGTTTTAAAAGAATTATATTACCAAAGAATAACTTAAAACATTTAAATATCAAAAAATATAAGATTGAAATAGTCGGTGTCGAAAAAATTAAAGACGCTGTTTCAGTTTTAATGTAA
- the fbp gene encoding class 1 fructose-bisphosphatase: MIKKLTTLYRHIIAEERKIPEATGQLSDLLSDIALACKVISLEVNRAGLIDILGLTGDENVQGEEVKKLDVYANDTLKSIMRMGGHACALCSEEEETFVPIDEVYNDYSHKYIIHFDPLDGSSNIDANISIGTIFSVYKRLSAHGPGEIHDCLQVGLKQVAAGYVVYGSSTIMVYTAGNGVHGFTLDPSVGEFLISYDNMRIPQKSKTYSVNEGNYTKWSKGIQKYVDYLKQPDKETGRPYSSRYVGSLVADFHRNLLYGGIFIYPADDKNKNGKLRLMYEANPLAFIVEQAGGIATDGRNRILEIIPKGLHQRTPLFIGSPDDVKLAMKFHSEE, from the coding sequence ATGATTAAAAAGCTCACTACTTTATACAGACACATTATCGCCGAAGAGAGAAAAATCCCGGAGGCTACAGGACAACTTTCGGATTTACTTAGTGATATTGCTCTTGCATGCAAAGTGATTTCATTGGAAGTCAATCGTGCAGGATTGATTGATATTCTTGGGCTTACAGGTGATGAGAATGTTCAGGGCGAAGAAGTTAAAAAACTCGATGTTTACGCAAACGACACTTTAAAGAGCATAATGAGAATGGGCGGGCATGCATGCGCACTATGTTCCGAAGAAGAAGAAACCTTCGTTCCTATTGATGAAGTTTACAACGATTATTCGCATAAATACATTATTCATTTTGACCCGCTTGACGGCTCTTCAAATATTGACGCCAATATATCTATTGGAACAATTTTTTCTGTTTATAAAAGACTTTCTGCTCATGGTCCCGGCGAAATACATGACTGCTTGCAAGTAGGCTTAAAACAAGTTGCAGCTGGGTACGTTGTTTATGGTTCCAGTACTATTATGGTTTACACCGCAGGAAACGGTGTGCATGGATTTACACTTGACCCATCCGTTGGTGAGTTTCTAATTTCATATGACAACATGAGAATTCCTCAGAAATCAAAAACATATTCTGTTAATGAGGGTAACTATACAAAATGGTCAAAAGGAATACAGAAGTATGTTGATTACTTAAAGCAGCCCGATAAAGAAACCGGTAGGCCCTACTCATCCCGATACGTCGGTTCTCTTGTTGCGGATTTTCACAGGAATCTTTTATATGGCGGAATATTTATTTATCCTGCAGACGATAAGAACAAAAACGGCAAACTTCGCCTAATGTATGAAGCTAACCCCCTTGCATTTATTGTCGAACAGGCAGGTGGAATTGCAACAGACGGTAGAAATAGAATCCTCGAAATTATCCCTAAAGGACTACATCAACGCACCCCACTCTTCATTGGAAGTCCTGATGATGTCAAACTCGCAATGAAATTCCATTCAGAGGAATAA
- the mltG gene encoding endolytic transglycosylase MltG produces MKFNIKNFPDLSLKSLFLILSSLFVLIILFALFLTYKINYQVNTFSEDKTIRIKPGTPFSIISENLEKDSIIKSAFWFKIAAKIQGKDDKIISKSFIIKPGLNNLELLDILVDPSLKFTVKITIPEGMSLRQIGKIYSKKFNYNENDFIKETRNDSLLHILGLKGKVQNLEGFLFPDTYIFNFDITPKEIVYELFNEFYKRVINVEKYGLKNKPDKLLKIITLASIVQGETQLVSEMPTVAGVYTNRLLKRMRLEADPTVQYALPDGPKQRLLNEDLKIKSPYNTYLNFGLPPGPINSPGIKAIESALYPEKHNYLFFVATGKGGHTFSTTYSEHLNAVKEYRKNVQQK; encoded by the coding sequence ATGAAATTTAACATCAAAAATTTCCCGGATTTGTCTCTTAAAAGTTTATTCTTGATTCTTTCGTCATTATTTGTTCTTATTATTCTTTTCGCACTTTTCTTAACATATAAAATTAATTATCAGGTCAATACATTCTCGGAAGATAAAACAATTCGTATCAAGCCGGGGACACCATTTTCCATCATCTCTGAAAATCTTGAGAAAGATAGTATTATCAAAAGTGCATTTTGGTTTAAGATAGCAGCAAAAATTCAGGGAAAAGATGATAAGATTATTTCAAAGTCATTTATAATTAAACCCGGGCTTAATAACCTTGAACTTTTAGATATTCTTGTAGACCCATCCTTGAAGTTCACTGTTAAAATCACAATACCCGAGGGGATGAGTTTGCGACAGATTGGTAAGATATATTCAAAGAAATTTAATTATAACGAAAATGATTTTATTAAAGAAACTCGGAATGATTCGCTTTTACATATACTTGGCCTTAAAGGCAAAGTCCAAAACCTTGAAGGTTTTTTATTCCCTGATACTTACATATTTAATTTTGATATTACCCCTAAAGAGATTGTTTATGAATTATTCAATGAGTTCTATAAGCGGGTAATAAATGTAGAAAAATATGGGCTTAAGAATAAACCCGATAAACTTCTTAAAATCATAACTCTGGCCTCAATTGTTCAGGGAGAAACACAACTGGTATCGGAGATGCCTACCGTGGCGGGTGTTTATACGAACCGGCTGCTAAAACGGATGAGACTTGAAGCTGACCCAACAGTTCAGTATGCCTTGCCCGATGGCCCTAAACAAAGACTGCTTAACGAAGACTTGAAAATCAAATCTCCCTATAATACCTATTTAAATTTTGGCTTGCCTCCCGGTCCTATCAACAGTCCCGGTATAAAAGCAATTGAATCAGCTTTATATCCCGAAAAACATAACTACCTTTTCTTTGTGGCAACAGGAAAGGGAGGGCATACTTTTTCGACTACCTACAGCGAGCATCTGAATGCCGTAAAAGAATATAGAAAGAATGTTCAACAGAAATAA
- the typA gene encoding translational GTPase TypA encodes MNKTLKFNDKIRNIAIIAHVDHGKTTLVDFMFKQSGMFRANQDVEDRVMDSMDIERERGITIAAKNCSVFWGDVKINILDTPGHADFGGEVERALMMVDGAILLVDASEGPLPQTRFVLKKALESNKKIVVVINKIDRKDARTSEVLDEIYGLFLDLDAIEEQIEFPVLYAIGKEGIAKRKLEDKGENLQPLFEEIIKEIPPPAYNPDEPFQMLVADLDYSDYVGRLAIGKVANGKAVCNDKLVCINEEGSAIPLRVTRLQAYAGLSLKEVDTAEPGDIIVVAGIDDVHIGDTICNQDAPKALKRLAVDEPTISMMFGINTSPFSGREGKYVQSAKLKERLFKETLSNVALGIEESKTTDSFVVKGRGEFQMAILIETLRREGYELSVGRPNVIYKHKDGKKLEPIEHLFVDCGESFVGIVTDKLSQRKGRMINLVNHSHGRVRIEFSIPSRGLIGYRNEFLTDTKGTGIMNSYLQGYEEYRGDYPVRLTGSLVSDRQGETTGYALFNLEPRGVLFVKPGEAVYEGMVVGEHNRDNDLNVNACKPKKLSNMRASSKDEGIILTPVIPLTLERAIEFINDDEMVEVTPKNIRIRKSVLSAQIRYRGDRPF; translated from the coding sequence ATGAATAAAACTCTTAAATTTAATGATAAGATACGAAATATAGCTATTATTGCTCACGTTGACCATGGCAAGACTACACTTGTTGATTTTATGTTTAAACAAAGCGGGATGTTTCGTGCTAATCAGGATGTTGAAGACCGTGTTATGGACTCAATGGACATTGAACGCGAACGCGGGATTACGATAGCTGCAAAAAACTGTTCTGTCTTCTGGGGCGATGTTAAAATTAATATCCTTGATACTCCGGGACATGCGGACTTTGGCGGCGAGGTGGAACGCGCACTTATGATGGTTGATGGGGCTATTCTGCTCGTTGATGCCTCAGAAGGACCCCTTCCGCAAACGCGTTTTGTTTTGAAAAAAGCTCTCGAATCTAATAAGAAAATTGTAGTTGTAATTAATAAAATTGATAGAAAAGATGCGCGCACATCCGAAGTGCTCGATGAAATATATGGACTTTTTCTTGACCTTGATGCTATTGAAGAGCAGATTGAATTTCCTGTTCTTTATGCAATTGGAAAAGAAGGAATTGCTAAACGTAAACTTGAAGATAAAGGCGAAAACTTACAGCCGCTCTTTGAAGAAATAATTAAAGAAATTCCTCCGCCGGCTTATAATCCGGATGAGCCGTTTCAAATGCTTGTCGCTGATTTGGATTATTCGGATTATGTTGGCAGACTTGCAATAGGCAAAGTTGCGAATGGAAAAGCTGTTTGTAACGATAAACTTGTTTGTATCAACGAAGAAGGTTCGGCAATTCCGCTTAGAGTTACAAGACTTCAGGCTTATGCCGGACTTTCGCTCAAAGAAGTCGATACTGCAGAACCCGGTGATATCATTGTTGTCGCCGGTATTGATGATGTTCATATTGGTGATACAATTTGTAATCAGGATGCACCAAAAGCGCTTAAGCGCCTAGCTGTCGATGAACCAACTATATCAATGATGTTCGGAATTAATACGTCTCCTTTTTCCGGTCGCGAAGGTAAATATGTTCAGTCAGCAAAATTAAAAGAAAGACTCTTTAAAGAAACACTTAGTAATGTTGCTTTAGGGATTGAAGAAAGTAAGACCACTGATAGTTTTGTTGTGAAAGGACGCGGCGAGTTTCAGATGGCTATTTTAATTGAAACACTCCGCCGTGAAGGTTATGAACTAAGCGTTGGCAGACCGAACGTAATATACAAACATAAAGACGGTAAAAAACTTGAACCGATAGAACATCTTTTTGTAGATTGCGGAGAATCATTCGTCGGAATAGTTACCGATAAACTCTCACAACGAAAAGGAAGAATGATTAACCTTGTTAATCACAGTCATGGAAGAGTTCGCATTGAGTTCTCAATTCCGTCCCGCGGTTTAATAGGTTATAGAAATGAATTTCTTACGGATACAAAAGGAACAGGAATTATGAATAGCTATCTGCAAGGTTATGAAGAATACCGAGGTGACTATCCCGTACGCCTTACCGGTTCATTAGTCTCAGACAGGCAGGGAGAAACAACCGGTTATGCTTTGTTCAACCTTGAGCCGCGGGGAGTGCTTTTTGTAAAACCGGGAGAGGCGGTTTATGAAGGGATGGTTGTCGGGGAGCACAATCGCGATAACGATTTAAATGTGAATGCATGCAAACCTAAAAAGCTATCTAATATGCGCGCCTCAAGCAAAGACGAAGGAATTATACTGACACCGGTTATTCCCTTAACACTTGAGCGTGCGATTGAATTTATAAATGATGATGAGATGGTTGAAGTGACTCCAAAAAATATTAGAATTCGAAAGTCGGTTCTTTCTGCACAAATTCGTTATAGAGGTGATAGACCATTCTAA
- a CDS encoding metallophosphoesterase, protein MPIEKAYFVADLHGRKSRCDKLCELIYEDIPELVLIGGDTLPSGISILSDERTNGDFLEDYLKVKLTKLREKMGKDFPTILVIEGNDDPKIFEKKYVEFEEIGLWKYINQRVYKYNEYDIAGYAYVPPTPFLLKDWEKYDVSRFVDVGCVSPEEGFRSEKKEQHIIRHETIAEDLERLAEGMDFKRSIFLFHSPPYNTKLDRINTNGKMVDHVQPDDHAGSIAIHRFIQRNQPLLTLHGHIHESTSITGEWHDTIGRTYCINASTNKRELSVVRFSINEETIKAECILV, encoded by the coding sequence ATGCCGATTGAAAAAGCTTACTTTGTTGCAGACCTTCATGGAAGAAAATCGAGATGTGACAAATTATGCGAGCTGATATACGAAGATATACCCGAGCTTGTACTTATAGGGGGGGATACACTGCCATCCGGTATTTCAATATTAAGCGATGAGAGAACTAACGGAGACTTCCTTGAGGATTATTTGAAAGTAAAGCTTACAAAATTAAGAGAAAAGATGGGAAAAGACTTTCCAACTATTCTTGTAATTGAAGGTAATGATGACCCAAAGATTTTCGAGAAAAAATATGTAGAGTTTGAGGAAATTGGTCTCTGGAAATATATTAACCAAAGGGTCTATAAATACAATGAGTATGATATAGCCGGTTATGCTTATGTACCGCCAACTCCGTTTCTTCTGAAAGACTGGGAGAAATACGATGTTTCCCGGTTTGTTGATGTAGGGTGTGTTTCACCTGAAGAGGGCTTCAGGTCTGAAAAGAAAGAACAACATATAATCAGACATGAAACAATAGCAGAAGACCTTGAAAGACTTGCAGAAGGAATGGATTTTAAAAGGTCTATTTTCCTTTTTCACTCACCACCATATAACACAAAGCTTGACAGGATTAACACAAACGGGAAAATGGTTGACCACGTACAACCTGATGATCATGCAGGAAGCATAGCAATACACAGATTTATTCAGAGAAATCAGCCACTTCTGACACTTCATGGACATATACACGAATCAACGAGCATTACAGGTGAGTGGCATGACACAATAGGTAGGACTTATTGTATAAATGCTTCTACGAATAAAAGAGAACTATCAGTCGTTCGTTTTTCAATAAACGAAGAAACAATAAAAGCAGAATGTATTTTAGTATAA
- the aat gene encoding leucyl/phenylalanyl-tRNA--protein transferase — protein MPYNYLGTTFEPDSLTYKDVLYAYANGYFPLGDEDGLISWFDYTPRAIIPLIKYKLNISRSLKQVVNRQIFQIEIDKDFYSVIKHCSLLHGDTWITNEIVKLYLELYNKGYAHSIESYFEGKLVGGLYGVAYRSAFFGESMFHLKNNASKVCVLKLYDILTKNKFDLFDIQMKTAVFESFGCTEVSKEDYSFLLKKALKKCSTFTY, from the coding sequence ATGCCTTATAATTACCTGGGTACAACTTTTGAACCTGATTCTTTAACATACAAAGATGTGCTTTATGCTTACGCAAATGGATATTTCCCTCTTGGTGATGAAGATGGACTCATAAGTTGGTTTGATTATACCCCCCGTGCAATTATTCCATTAATCAAATATAAACTTAACATCTCCCGCTCTCTTAAACAGGTTGTTAATAGACAAATCTTTCAAATAGAAATTGATAAAGATTTTTATTCTGTAATAAAGCATTGCTCGCTGCTTCATGGCGATACATGGATAACAAATGAAATTGTAAAACTTTATCTCGAGCTCTACAATAAAGGTTATGCTCATAGTATTGAATCTTATTTTGAGGGCAAGTTGGTCGGAGGTCTGTATGGCGTTGCCTATAGATCTGCTTTTTTCGGAGAGTCCATGTTTCATCTTAAAAACAACGCCTCAAAAGTTTGTGTGCTAAAGCTTTATGATATTCTCACGAAAAATAAATTCGATTTGTTTGATATTCAGATGAAAACCGCTGTCTTTGAATCTTTTGGCTGCACTGAAGTCTCAAAAGAAGATTATTCTTTTTTGCTTAAAAAAGCGCTAAAAAAGTGCTCAACGTTCACTTATTAA
- a CDS encoding VOC family protein — protein MKKVTGIGGIFFKCKDPEKVKEWYKAHLGLNIDKYGTSFEWRYSENPEQKGFLQWSPFPENTKYFTPSEKEFMINYRVEDLEKLVEELRESGVTILDEIEAFEYGKFVHILDLEGNKIELWEPNDSEYEKIAEGKTK, from the coding sequence ATGAAAAAGGTAACAGGTATTGGCGGAATCTTTTTTAAATGCAAAGATCCTGAAAAAGTGAAAGAATGGTATAAAGCACACTTAGGTTTGAATATTGACAAGTACGGAACAAGCTTTGAGTGGAGATATAGTGAAAATCCTGAGCAAAAAGGATTTCTGCAATGGAGTCCTTTTCCTGAAAATACAAAATATTTTACGCCATCCGAAAAAGAATTTATGATAAATTACAGGGTAGAAGATTTAGAGAAATTGGTTGAAGAACTAAGGGAATCGGGAGTAACAATATTAGACGAAATAGAAGCTTTTGAGTACGGTAAATTTGTACATATACTTGACCTTGAGGGTAATAAAATTGAGTTATGGGAACCAAACGACAGCGAATATGAGAAAATAGCAGAAGGAAAAACAAAATAG